A stretch of the Streptomyces sp. WMMB303 genome encodes the following:
- a CDS encoding gamma-glutamylcyclotransferase family protein, with amino-acid sequence MTDPNTAENPAARHARLAPVDTAADALFVYGTLRFDRILTALLGRVPPGTPATAPGWRTAALAGRPYPGLVPSAGHTAAGLLLTGLSGTEWRALDDFEDDAYELRRLAAERGPGSERAPAAEQSPAPERGGTENGRTAGSLSGPGRIWTYVWAAPGEVAAEDWSADVFAARQLEGYAARLEAAAAAAARHRGGRPER; translated from the coding sequence GTGACCGATCCGAACACCGCTGAGAATCCGGCCGCCCGGCACGCCCGCCTCGCCCCCGTCGACACCGCGGCGGACGCCCTGTTCGTCTACGGCACGCTGCGCTTCGACCGCATCCTGACCGCCCTGCTCGGCCGCGTCCCGCCCGGCACTCCGGCCACCGCGCCCGGCTGGCGCACCGCGGCACTCGCGGGCCGCCCCTACCCCGGACTCGTCCCCTCCGCCGGGCACACGGCCGCCGGACTGCTGCTGACCGGACTGAGCGGGACCGAGTGGCGCGCGCTGGACGACTTCGAGGACGACGCGTACGAGCTGCGCCGGCTCGCCGCGGAACGCGGCCCTGGCTCGGAGCGAGCGCCTGCCGCGGAACAGAGTCCTGCCCCTGAACGCGGCGGGACGGAGAACGGCAGGACGGCGGGCAGCCTCTCCGGGCCCGGCCGGATCTGGACGTACGTCTGGGCGGCGCCAGGCGAGGTCGCCGCGGAGGACTGGTCGGCGGACGTCTTCGCAGCCCGGCAACTGGAGGGCTACGCGGCCCGGCTGGAGGCCGCCGCGGCCGCGGCGGCGCGGCACCGGGGCGGGCGCCCCGAACGCTGA
- the dusB gene encoding tRNA dihydrouridine synthase DusB: MSPSIQPLHIGEHTVQPPVVLAPMAGITNAPFRTLCREFSGGRGLFVSEMITTRALVERNEKTMQLVHFDASEKPRSIQLYGVDPVTVGKAVRMIADEDLADHIDLNFGCPVPKVTRKGGGSALPYKRPLLRAILHEAVHNAGGRPVTMKMRKGIDDDHLTFLDAGRIAVQEGVTAIALHGRTAAQHYGGTADWEAIARLKDAVPEIPVLGNGDIWSADDALRMMRRTGCDGVVVGRGCLGRPWLFADLVAALGGEDTGVRARPTLGEVADVMVRHAGLLGEWLGDEARGVIDFRKHVAWYTKGFSVGSEMRKQLAVAASSAELRSLLDGLDLSQEWPEGADGPRGRTHSRNKVVLPDGWLDDPYACDTGLGADAELATSGG, translated from the coding sequence ATGAGCCCGTCGATCCAGCCGCTGCACATCGGAGAGCACACCGTCCAGCCGCCGGTCGTGCTGGCGCCGATGGCCGGGATCACCAACGCGCCGTTCCGGACGCTGTGCCGGGAGTTCTCGGGCGGCCGGGGCCTGTTCGTCAGTGAGATGATCACCACCCGGGCGCTGGTGGAGCGCAACGAGAAGACGATGCAGCTCGTGCACTTCGACGCGAGCGAGAAGCCGCGCTCCATCCAGCTCTACGGCGTCGACCCGGTGACCGTCGGCAAGGCGGTACGCATGATCGCCGACGAGGACCTCGCCGACCACATCGACCTCAACTTCGGCTGCCCCGTTCCGAAGGTGACCCGCAAGGGCGGCGGCTCCGCACTGCCGTACAAGCGGCCGCTGCTGCGGGCCATCCTGCACGAGGCGGTGCACAACGCGGGCGGCCGGCCGGTGACGATGAAGATGCGCAAGGGCATCGACGACGACCATCTGACCTTCCTGGACGCCGGGCGGATCGCGGTGCAGGAGGGCGTCACCGCCATCGCCCTGCACGGCCGCACGGCGGCGCAGCACTACGGCGGGACCGCCGACTGGGAGGCCATCGCGCGTCTCAAGGACGCCGTCCCCGAGATCCCGGTGCTGGGGAACGGCGACATCTGGTCGGCCGACGACGCGCTGCGCATGATGCGCCGGACCGGCTGCGACGGCGTCGTGGTCGGCCGCGGCTGCCTGGGGCGGCCCTGGCTGTTCGCCGACCTGGTGGCCGCACTCGGCGGCGAGGACACCGGGGTCCGCGCCCGGCCGACGCTGGGCGAGGTCGCCGACGTCATGGTGCGGCACGCCGGGCTGCTGGGGGAGTGGCTGGGGGACGAGGCGCGGGGCGTCATCGACTTCCGCAAGCACGTCGCCTGGTACACCAAGGGCTTCTCGGTCGGCTCCGAGATGCGCAAGCAGCTCGCCGTCGCGGCCTCGTCGGCCGAGTTGCGCTCCCTGCTGGACGGGCTCGATCTGTCCCAGGAGTGGCCGGAGGGTGCCGACGGTCCGCGCGGGCGGACCCACTCGCGCAACAAGGTCGTCCTGCCGGACGGCTGGCTGGACGATCCGTACGCGTGCGACACCGGCCTCGGTGCGGATGCCGAGCTGGCCACCTCCGGCGGCTGA
- a CDS encoding helix-turn-helix transcriptional regulator yields MSLSTRGAARSGSAGPAPGSPAPEPTAPAPAPAAPADSVRRQELAAFLRSRRERIPPERVGLPRGPRRRTPGLRREEVAHLSTVGVTWYTWLEQGRAIQVSAQVLDALARALMLDSSERAHLFALGGTADPTPAAETPVLPEGIRKVLDRLEPFPACVQNARYDIVAYNRVYGCLLGDLDAHPPEDRNCMWLAFTDPDWAAAMPDREEAIRLMVARFRSRMAEHLAEPAWKALLARMRTSAEFRALWERHEVVRAADHTKRFRNPRVGMVSFTYHGLWLGPAEGARLGTYVPRDEETQARVERLLGLVTAGR; encoded by the coding sequence ATGAGCCTCAGCACTCGCGGAGCGGCTCGCTCCGGATCGGCAGGCCCCGCACCGGGATCGCCCGCACCGGAACCGACAGCGCCCGCACCGGCACCGGCCGCACCCGCCGACAGCGTCCGCCGCCAGGAACTCGCGGCGTTCCTGCGCAGCAGGCGCGAGCGGATCCCGCCCGAGCGGGTGGGGCTGCCCAGGGGGCCGCGCCGCCGGACACCGGGGCTGCGCCGCGAGGAGGTGGCGCATCTGTCGACCGTGGGCGTGACCTGGTACACGTGGCTGGAGCAGGGCCGTGCCATCCAGGTCTCGGCGCAGGTGCTGGACGCGCTCGCCCGGGCGCTGATGCTCGACTCCAGCGAGCGCGCTCATCTGTTCGCGCTCGGCGGGACGGCCGATCCGACGCCCGCCGCCGAGACGCCCGTGCTGCCGGAGGGCATCCGCAAGGTGCTCGACAGGCTCGAACCCTTTCCGGCCTGCGTGCAGAACGCGCGCTACGACATCGTGGCCTACAACCGGGTCTACGGCTGTCTGCTGGGCGATCTGGACGCGCATCCGCCCGAGGACCGCAACTGCATGTGGCTGGCCTTCACCGACCCGGACTGGGCCGCCGCGATGCCGGACCGGGAGGAGGCGATCCGGCTGATGGTGGCCCGCTTCCGCTCCCGGATGGCCGAGCATCTGGCGGAGCCCGCGTGGAAGGCGCTGCTGGCGCGGATGCGTACCTCCGCGGAGTTCCGCGCGCTGTGGGAGCGGCACGAGGTGGTCCGAGCCGCGGACCACACCAAGCGCTTCCGCAACCCGCGGGTCGGGATGGTCTCCTTCACCTACCACGGGCTGTGGCTCGGCCCGGCCGAGGGCGCGCGCCTGGGGACGTACGTGCCGCGCGACGAGGAGACCCAGGCGCGGGTGGAGCGGCTGCTCGGCCTGGTCACCGCCGGTCGATGA
- a CDS encoding MFS transporter → MSHDIPTAARPAPDRKPDHCDRTRNPSDRKQNPSERKHGPYRAPGPPAPQTPAALHPSGLVTLLLGAALPMIDFFVVNVAFPSIESDLGASAALEMVVAGYAVVYASLLVLGGRLGDARGRRRLFLWGVAAFGVTSLACGFAPGVWWLTAARAAQGAASAMMFPQVLATIQATSEGRARSRAIGLFGSVGGISVVTGQVLGGVLVAADLGGTGWRAIFLINVPVVLVILAIGARTVPESRSESPARGDTAGTVLLACGLVALLLPLTEGRAAGWPWWSIALLGAAAVLACSFYAVERREERAGRSPLLPPSLLREPGVRRGLLIGAPVFLGFSSFMFESALLLQQGLRYGALKAGLTLVPMGLAQFTASVRAPRLTERFGAGRVLVLSAVAQGTGLGALLLALFTQWPALPPVALAPALLLCGLGQGLQLPTYYRVLLSGVPAARAGAGSGLAATAQQSGLALGVATLGSLFLALTPQYGMREALAAVLALQACGLLALVVMGVRMPRAVG, encoded by the coding sequence ATGAGTCACGACATCCCCACCGCCGCGCGGCCGGCCCCCGACCGGAAGCCGGACCACTGCGACCGGACGCGGAACCCTTCCGACCGGAAGCAGAACCCCTCCGAGCGGAAGCACGGTCCGTACCGGGCCCCCGGACCGCCGGCACCGCAGACCCCGGCAGCGCTGCACCCTTCCGGTCTGGTCACGCTGCTGCTGGGCGCGGCCCTCCCCATGATCGATTTCTTCGTCGTCAACGTCGCCTTCCCGAGCATCGAGAGCGACCTCGGCGCCTCGGCAGCGCTGGAGATGGTCGTCGCCGGATACGCCGTCGTCTATGCCTCGCTGCTCGTCCTGGGCGGCCGGCTGGGCGACGCCCGCGGACGGCGGCGGCTCTTCCTGTGGGGCGTCGCCGCGTTCGGAGTCACCTCGCTGGCCTGCGGATTCGCCCCCGGCGTGTGGTGGCTGACCGCCGCCAGGGCGGCACAGGGAGCTGCCTCGGCGATGATGTTCCCGCAGGTGCTCGCCACCATCCAGGCCACGAGCGAGGGGCGGGCGCGGTCCCGGGCCATCGGCCTGTTCGGCTCGGTCGGCGGGATCTCCGTCGTCACCGGGCAGGTGCTGGGCGGTGTGCTGGTCGCCGCCGACCTGGGCGGCACCGGCTGGCGGGCCATCTTCCTGATCAACGTCCCGGTGGTGCTGGTCATACTCGCCATCGGCGCCCGCACGGTGCCCGAGAGCCGCTCGGAGTCGCCCGCACGCGGAGACACCGCCGGAACAGTGCTGCTGGCCTGCGGGCTGGTCGCCCTGCTGCTGCCCCTGACGGAAGGGCGCGCGGCGGGCTGGCCCTGGTGGTCCATCGCCCTGCTGGGGGCGGCGGCCGTGCTGGCATGTTCCTTCTACGCCGTAGAACGCCGCGAGGAGCGCGCGGGCCGCAGCCCGCTGCTGCCGCCCTCCCTGCTGCGGGAGCCCGGCGTCCGGCGCGGACTGCTCATCGGCGCACCCGTCTTCCTCGGCTTCAGCAGCTTCATGTTCGAGAGCGCACTGCTGCTGCAACAGGGGCTGCGGTACGGCGCGCTCAAGGCGGGGCTCACCCTGGTGCCGATGGGCCTGGCGCAGTTCACCGCCTCCGTGCGGGCCCCCCGGTTGACCGAACGGTTCGGCGCGGGACGGGTGCTGGTGCTGAGCGCCGTCGCCCAGGGCACGGGCCTGGGTGCCCTGCTGCTGGCACTGTTCACGCAGTGGCCCGCACTGCCGCCGGTGGCGCTGGCGCCCGCCCTGCTGCTGTGCGGACTGGGCCAGGGACTCCAGTTGCCCACGTACTACCGCGTCCTACTCTCCGGCGTTCCCGCCGCCCGAGCCGGCGCGGGCAGCGGCCTGGCCGCCACCGCCCAGCAGTCCGGCCTCGCCCTCGGCGTCGCCACACTGGGCTCCCTCTTCCTCGCTCTGACGCCGCAGTACGGCATGCGCGAAGCCCTGGCAGCCGTCCTGGCCCTCCAGGCATGCGGACTGCTGGCCCTGGTCGTGATGGGAGTGCGGATGCCCCGCGCGGTGGGCTGA
- a CDS encoding HEAT repeat domain-containing protein has product MAMFVHLTSAATAPRIRRSGIRAASRGQDGARGVYCFPVLPSYTLTHQWLRELARTGSRGGLVAVHLRLDDNQQVRVGRYAREQAAVPASEAVRRIAALEDPRGWEVFVPGAIRPREVHRIRTAPQTVGWRYWPEAHGVRPCTCDGCRVRGEYGSRRLRERLPHPLDGPPPPARVLLARIAAAGTPGDPAALREALHWFGKFRRGPLAQLTRLADHPDPGVREELAWAVSRWSTPGVAELLDGLADDPHPDVREAVATVRTLSQNG; this is encoded by the coding sequence ATGGCCATGTTCGTGCACCTGACATCGGCGGCGACCGCACCGCGCATCCGGCGGTCCGGCATCCGCGCCGCCTCCCGTGGGCAGGACGGTGCACGCGGGGTGTACTGCTTTCCGGTGCTGCCCTCCTACACCCTCACCCACCAATGGCTGCGCGAACTGGCCCGTACCGGCAGCCGGGGAGGTCTGGTGGCTGTCCACCTGCGGCTGGACGACAACCAGCAGGTGCGGGTGGGCCGCTACGCACGCGAGCAGGCCGCCGTTCCCGCCTCCGAGGCGGTGCGGCGCATCGCGGCACTGGAGGATCCGCGCGGCTGGGAGGTGTTCGTCCCTGGGGCGATCCGGCCGCGCGAGGTGCACCGGATCCGCACCGCACCCCAGACGGTGGGCTGGCGCTACTGGCCCGAGGCGCACGGTGTGCGGCCCTGCACCTGCGACGGCTGCCGGGTACGCGGCGAGTACGGATCCCGGCGGCTGCGCGAGCGGTTGCCGCATCCGCTGGACGGTCCGCCACCGCCCGCCAGGGTGCTGCTCGCACGGATCGCCGCGGCCGGCACCCCCGGAGATCCCGCCGCGCTCCGGGAGGCCCTGCACTGGTTCGGCAAGTTCCGCCGTGGCCCGCTCGCACAGCTCACCCGCCTCGCCGACCACCCCGATCCCGGCGTGCGGGAGGAATTGGCGTGGGCCGTCTCCCGATGGTCGACCCCGGGAGTGGCCGAGCTGCTGGACGGGCTCGCCGACGACCCGCATCCGGATGTCCGCGAAGCGGTGGCGACGGTCCGCACACTGTCGCAGAACGGTTAG
- a CDS encoding alpha/beta hydrolase, with protein sequence MPVVAVSPEVSIAYESFGDPGDPPVLLVMGFGAQLLGWHEDFCRALADRGRYVIRYDNRDCGLSTKFDDHPVDVGEFLAAVSSGDMPAALAMVPYRLVDMADDGLGLLTELGIERAHVVGASMGGMIAQMMAHSRPERVLTLTSMMSSTGESAYGRPSPQARAVVSGPKPADREGYVAAAEKELVWASKRYGNGAVLRELAAASYDRAYYPAGLGRQLGAMVLSGSRADVLRELRVPTLVIHGLDDTLIDPSGGERTAELVPGAELRLVPDMGHDRPRELWPQLLDAVAAHTG encoded by the coding sequence ATGCCTGTCGTCGCAGTGTCCCCCGAGGTGTCCATCGCGTACGAGAGCTTCGGCGACCCGGGCGACCCTCCGGTCCTGCTGGTGATGGGTTTCGGCGCACAGTTGCTCGGCTGGCACGAGGACTTCTGCCGAGCGCTGGCCGACCGCGGCCGATACGTGATCCGGTACGACAATCGAGACTGCGGGCTGTCCACGAAGTTCGACGATCACCCCGTGGACGTGGGCGAGTTCCTGGCAGCCGTCAGCTCGGGCGACATGCCCGCCGCCCTCGCCATGGTTCCCTACCGGCTGGTCGACATGGCCGACGACGGTCTCGGCTTGCTCACCGAGCTCGGTATCGAACGTGCCCACGTGGTCGGCGCGTCGATGGGAGGGATGATCGCCCAGATGATGGCCCACTCCCGTCCGGAGCGGGTGCTGACCTTGACGTCGATGATGTCCTCGACCGGCGAGAGTGCGTACGGCCGGCCCAGCCCGCAGGCCCGGGCGGTGGTCTCCGGTCCCAAGCCCGCGGACCGCGAGGGATATGTCGCGGCGGCGGAGAAGGAACTGGTGTGGGCCTCCAAGCGATACGGCAACGGCGCCGTGTTGCGTGAGCTGGCCGCCGCAAGCTACGACCGCGCCTACTACCCCGCGGGGCTCGGACGACAGCTCGGCGCGATGGTCCTCAGCGGTTCACGCGCGGACGTCCTGCGCGAACTGCGGGTGCCGACGCTGGTGATCCACGGCCTGGACGACACGCTGATCGATCCCAGTGGCGGCGAGCGCACTGCGGAGCTGGTGCCCGGTGCCGAACTCCGGCTGGTCCCCGACATGGGTCACGACCGCCCGCGAGAACTCTGGCCCCAGCTCCTCGATGCCGTGGCGGCCCACACCGGTTGA
- a CDS encoding acyltransferase encodes MSAETQGIRIRHRGYEPQVHPTAYVAPTATLVGDVRVGPRARVMYGAVLDAEGARIEVGEAAVICENAVLRGSAVADDQPVLVADHVFVGPHATLLGCQVGRCVYMATSATVLQRAHVGAGAVVAVGALVHARADVPDEYFVPPHTVALDTPVRLLAPGDPGLAEAVRQVGFAQVAFGVEAEWTDRVSRYEHIAEVRVDEFGPHADDEILHRG; translated from the coding sequence ATGAGCGCTGAGACGCAGGGAATCCGCATCCGGCACCGCGGATATGAGCCGCAGGTCCATCCCACCGCCTACGTCGCCCCGACGGCCACACTTGTCGGAGATGTGCGCGTGGGGCCGAGGGCAAGGGTGATGTACGGCGCGGTGCTCGATGCGGAGGGGGCCCGGATCGAGGTCGGGGAGGCGGCGGTGATCTGCGAGAACGCGGTGCTGCGCGGGTCCGCGGTCGCCGACGATCAGCCGGTGCTCGTCGCCGACCACGTCTTCGTGGGGCCGCACGCCACCCTGCTGGGCTGCCAGGTCGGCAGATGCGTCTATATGGCGACCTCGGCGACGGTCCTGCAACGTGCACATGTGGGGGCAGGCGCGGTGGTCGCCGTCGGCGCGCTCGTCCATGCGCGCGCCGATGTGCCGGACGAGTACTTCGTGCCACCCCACACCGTGGCACTCGACACGCCGGTGCGGCTGCTGGCACCCGGCGACCCGGGCCTGGCCGAGGCCGTCCGACAGGTGGGCTTCGCGCAGGTGGCGTTCGGCGTCGAGGCGGAGTGGACCGACCGCGTCAGCCGGTACGAGCACATCGCGGAGGTACGCGTCGACGAGTTCGGCCCGCACGCGGACGATGAGATCCTGCATCGCGGCTAG
- a CDS encoding ATP-binding protein yields MSGRTNIARFRLSKASVPRAREHVRLVLREWKLGHLCDEAALVVSELTTNAVTHAAQGIGDQVELVLRRRDGVLVLEVSDSYRWEMPELRKPAPEETSGRGLLLVDALSQAWGVRPRTGAGKTVWVHLAVRHGERNSAGSGNAHPGGGDASAWWVPSDMGRKR; encoded by the coding sequence ATGTCCGGGCGTACGAACATCGCAAGGTTCCGTCTCAGCAAGGCATCCGTACCGAGGGCGCGGGAGCATGTGCGGCTGGTGCTCAGAGAGTGGAAACTCGGCCACCTCTGCGACGAAGCGGCACTCGTCGTCAGCGAGTTGACGACCAACGCGGTCACCCATGCCGCGCAGGGGATCGGCGACCAGGTGGAGCTCGTGCTCCGCCGCAGGGACGGGGTCCTCGTTCTGGAGGTCTCCGACTCCTACCGGTGGGAGATGCCCGAACTCCGCAAACCGGCACCAGAGGAGACCTCCGGGCGCGGATTACTCCTGGTCGACGCCCTGTCCCAGGCATGGGGCGTACGCCCTCGCACGGGCGCGGGCAAAACGGTGTGGGTGCACCTCGCGGTGCGCCACGGGGAGAGGAATAGCGCCGGGTCGGGCAACGCCCACCCTGGCGGCGGCGACGCGTCGGCGTGGTGGGTGCCGTCGGACATGGGCAGGAAGCGTTGA
- a CDS encoding helix-turn-helix transcriptional regulator: MRSRRLGSALRRLREVARLDQQQAAEYIAGSKAKVSRIESGQVAARPGDVRLLLELYGIQDPETFRHYEQLARDANKRGWWLDYRVSPELSDYIALEHDATFVRTWQTVLVPGLLQTADYTRTLVESNPSVTEPDVVEQAVKMRQERRRRFEESGARYSAVVWEPALSDPMPSPEVHRNQLANLLETAARPNVTFQVLPTTEWAAARSAPTFVMLSFDGEWSPSAVGQETHRNVAITEDETEIAAYAHSFDQLRSVALNPADSQGFIADTLAAIAEESQ, from the coding sequence ATGCGCAGCCGTCGTCTCGGGTCGGCTCTCCGTCGCCTCCGCGAGGTGGCGCGGCTCGACCAGCAGCAGGCAGCCGAGTACATCGCGGGCTCGAAAGCGAAAGTCAGCCGCATCGAGTCGGGCCAAGTAGCGGCGCGCCCCGGCGACGTCCGGTTACTGCTGGAGCTCTACGGAATCCAGGACCCGGAGACGTTCCGCCACTACGAGCAGTTGGCGCGGGATGCCAACAAACGAGGGTGGTGGCTCGACTACCGCGTCTCGCCGGAGCTGAGCGACTACATCGCCCTGGAGCACGACGCGACGTTCGTCCGCACCTGGCAGACGGTGCTGGTCCCGGGACTCTTGCAAACGGCCGACTACACCCGGACGTTGGTAGAAAGCAATCCCTCCGTGACGGAACCCGACGTCGTGGAGCAGGCAGTCAAGATGCGGCAGGAGCGTCGCCGCAGGTTCGAAGAGTCCGGGGCGCGCTACAGCGCCGTGGTCTGGGAGCCCGCCCTCTCCGACCCCATGCCCTCCCCCGAGGTGCACAGGAACCAACTCGCAAACCTCCTGGAAACCGCAGCTCGCCCGAACGTCACCTTCCAGGTGCTGCCGACCACCGAGTGGGCCGCCGCGCGGTCCGCGCCCACCTTCGTCATGCTCTCCTTCGACGGCGAGTGGTCGCCTTCCGCCGTGGGACAGGAGACACACCGCAACGTGGCCATCACGGAAGACGAGACCGAAATCGCAGCCTACGCACACTCCTTCGACCAGCTACGCTCGGTAGCGCTGAATCCGGCCGACAGCCAGGGATTCATCGCGGACACGCTGGCCGCCATAGCCGAGGAGAGTCAGTGA
- a CDS encoding DUF397 domain-containing protein: MNVSDEPVTPFFKSSYSGSDPNHECVEVAHTAAGGRAVRDSKDPARGTAYFGAEAWQAFVTALGNGQEAG; this comes from the coding sequence GTGAACGTGAGCGACGAGCCGGTCACCCCCTTCTTCAAGTCGAGCTACTCGGGTTCCGACCCGAACCACGAGTGCGTGGAGGTCGCCCACACAGCGGCCGGCGGGCGCGCGGTCCGCGACAGCAAGGACCCCGCACGGGGGACGGCGTACTTCGGGGCCGAAGCCTGGCAGGCGTTCGTCACAGCGCTGGGAAACGGCCAGGAAGCCGGCTGA
- a CDS encoding GNAT family N-acetyltransferase: MTARADWAVLEVPQWQGSGSVSARRLVQGARATADMFPAARRTRVPVDVRAAATGPVDGVRALDELAANLSAVRFALEQLPDRTVVTTGGDCGVELAPVERAHRRYGDKLALVWFDAHGDLHTPDTSPSGAFHGMVLRTLLGDGPAELGTGVPLAPGQVVLAGVRSLDPAERRYVDRHAVHHLPPAELADPSALVWAVARTGAEAVYVHLDLDVLDPGHFSSVGVPEPDGLSPHRLASAVRALARNFTLAGLGVTEHQPPGEGRTADAAVLDQLARTLTDTFAGSPPEEVRRIERHALAAWPAPVARTAGGWLLRHTPGVRRLRSDNTALPLSPPATEPAADPAAALSTVEDFYAGRGLPAAVQIGPGTEHLALDASLAARGYRLRSRVHVLTASARTVADGPAPLAGRRTRLSIAPTAEWLRAFVELDAQQDSRQVADQVIAGIAAPLACVAVFPDDAGSDPGTPAGIGLFVGGDDDWAGVYCVITHPAHRRRKVAATVLRAGAAWAASEGVRGLYLQVGRANTPAQALYTGLGFRYAYSYHYRLREESPGDPAPRR, translated from the coding sequence GTGACCGCGCGTGCGGATTGGGCCGTGCTGGAGGTTCCGCAGTGGCAGGGATCGGGGTCGGTCTCGGCACGCCGCCTGGTGCAGGGGGCGCGCGCGACGGCGGACATGTTCCCCGCCGCGCGACGGACGCGTGTGCCAGTGGACGTCCGGGCCGCGGCGACGGGCCCGGTGGACGGAGTCCGTGCCCTCGACGAGCTGGCCGCGAACCTGAGCGCCGTGCGTTTCGCGCTGGAGCAACTGCCCGACCGGACCGTCGTGACAACCGGCGGCGACTGCGGGGTGGAACTCGCACCCGTCGAACGCGCTCACCGCCGGTACGGCGACAAGCTGGCGCTCGTATGGTTCGACGCACACGGCGACCTCCACACTCCTGACACCTCGCCCTCCGGCGCGTTCCACGGCATGGTGCTGCGCACGCTGCTCGGCGACGGTCCCGCCGAACTGGGCACCGGCGTGCCGCTCGCGCCCGGGCAGGTCGTACTGGCCGGGGTGCGCTCCCTCGACCCCGCCGAGCGCCGGTACGTCGACCGGCACGCGGTCCACCACCTCCCTCCGGCCGAGTTGGCCGACCCGTCCGCTCTGGTCTGGGCAGTCGCGCGGACGGGTGCGGAAGCGGTGTATGTCCACCTCGATCTCGATGTACTCGATCCGGGCCACTTCTCCTCCGTCGGGGTACCCGAGCCGGACGGCCTCTCCCCCCACCGACTCGCTTCCGCGGTACGGGCCCTGGCCCGGAACTTCACCCTCGCCGGTCTCGGCGTCACCGAACACCAGCCGCCCGGCGAGGGCCGGACGGCCGACGCGGCGGTCCTCGACCAGCTCGCCCGCACCCTGACCGACACGTTCGCCGGAAGCCCTCCCGAGGAGGTACGGCGCATCGAGCGGCACGCGCTGGCGGCCTGGCCCGCCCCCGTCGCCCGGACCGCCGGCGGCTGGCTGCTGCGCCACACCCCGGGCGTGCGGCGGCTGCGTTCCGACAACACCGCCCTGCCGCTGTCGCCACCGGCGACGGAACCGGCCGCTGATCCGGCGGCGGCCCTGTCCACGGTCGAGGACTTCTACGCCGGGCGCGGCCTGCCCGCCGCCGTCCAGATCGGACCGGGGACCGAACACCTGGCTCTGGACGCGTCCCTGGCCGCCCGCGGCTACCGACTGCGCAGCCGGGTGCACGTACTGACCGCCTCCGCCCGGACGGTCGCCGACGGCCCGGCCCCCCTCGCGGGCCGGCGGACCCGGTTGAGCATCGCGCCCACCGCGGAGTGGCTGCGGGCCTTCGTCGAACTGGACGCTCAGCAGGACAGCCGACAGGTCGCCGACCAGGTCATCGCCGGTATCGCCGCCCCCCTGGCCTGCGTCGCGGTCTTCCCGGACGACGCCGGGAGCGATCCCGGAACCCCGGCGGGCATCGGACTGTTCGTCGGCGGTGACGACGACTGGGCCGGCGTCTACTGTGTGATCACCCACCCGGCACACCGTCGGCGCAAGGTCGCCGCGACCGTCCTGCGCGCGGGGGCCGCGTGGGCCGCCTCCGAGGGCGTGCGCGGCCTCTATCTCCAGGTGGGGCGGGCCAACACGCCCGCCCAGGCCCTCTACACCGGCCTGGGCTTCCGCTACGCCTACAGCTACCACTACCGGCTGCGGGAGGAGTCTCCCGGCGACCCCGCGCCCCGACGCTGA